Proteins encoded in a region of the Bacillus sp. T3 genome:
- the yhbY gene encoding ribosome assembly RNA-binding protein YhbY produces the protein MLTGKQKRFLRSKAHHLTPIFQVGKGGVNDNMIKQISEALEVRELMKISILQNCEEDKDVVARQLADGSDSELVQLIGKTVVLYKESQENKQIELP, from the coding sequence ATGTTAACAGGTAAACAAAAGCGTTTTTTACGTTCGAAAGCACACCACCTTACGCCAATCTTTCAAGTAGGTAAAGGTGGGGTTAATGATAATATGATTAAACAGATCTCTGAGGCACTTGAAGTAAGAGAATTAATGAAAATAAGCATCCTGCAAAACTGTGAAGAGGATAAGGATGTTGTGGCAAGACAATTGGCTGACGGAAGCGATTCCGAGCTTGTACAATTGATTGGAAAAACAGTTGTCTTATACAAGGAATCACAAGAAAATAAGCAAATTGAATTGCCATAA
- the yqeK gene encoding bis(5'-nucleosyl)-tetraphosphatase (symmetrical) YqeK, with protein MTEHRYQHTLGVMETAIILAKQYGADPKKAELAAIFHDYAKFRPKNEMKQIIVEQGMNPLLLQFNSELWHAPVGAYLIEKEAGITDPGVLDAVRFHTSGRKGMTILEQVIYLADYIEPGRHFPGVEDVRELAKINLIDALIASIKNTIIFLLKKNQPVFPDTIETYNHLILNKEN; from the coding sequence CTGACAGAGCATCGATATCAGCACACACTTGGGGTAATGGAAACGGCGATTATCCTGGCAAAGCAATATGGAGCAGATCCTAAAAAAGCGGAGCTTGCGGCGATTTTTCATGACTATGCAAAATTTCGCCCCAAGAATGAAATGAAGCAAATCATTGTGGAGCAAGGAATGAATCCATTATTATTGCAGTTCAATTCGGAATTATGGCATGCACCTGTTGGGGCATACTTAATTGAAAAGGAAGCAGGAATAACGGATCCAGGAGTATTAGATGCTGTTCGTTTCCACACATCTGGGCGTAAAGGAATGACGATTTTAGAGCAAGTTATTTACCTAGCAGATTATATTGAACCGGGAAGGCATTTTCCGGGTGTTGAAGATGTTAGAGAATTGGCTAAAATAAACTTAATAGATGCCTTAATTGCTTCCATTAAAAATACGATTATTTTTTTACTAAAAAAGAATCAACCTGTGTTTCCTGATACAATCGAAACATATAATCATCTCATCTTAAATAAGGAGAATTGA
- the rsfS gene encoding ribosome silencing factor produces MTDRSLLHAVVKAADDKRAEDILVLNMQGISLITDYFVICHGNSDKQVQAIVREIKEKADELQISVKRIEGFDEAKWVLVDLGDIVVHVFHRDERSYYKLERLWGDAPIENVLSELNQ; encoded by the coding sequence ATGACAGATAGAAGTTTATTACACGCTGTTGTTAAAGCAGCCGATGACAAAAGGGCAGAAGATATTCTCGTACTAAACATGCAAGGCATTTCATTAATTACAGATTACTTTGTCATTTGTCACGGTAATTCTGATAAGCAAGTTCAAGCAATCGTTCGTGAAATTAAAGAGAAAGCAGATGAATTACAGATTTCTGTAAAACGAATTGAAGGTTTTGATGAGGCAAAATGGGTCCTTGTTGATTTAGGTGATATCGTTGTCCATGTATTCCACCGTGACGAGCGGAGCTATTACAAGCTAGAACGTTTATGGGGAGACGCACCAATCGAGAATGTGTTAAGTGAGTTAAATCAATGA
- a CDS encoding class I SAM-dependent methyltransferase: MTYNRFAYLYDELMRETPYELWVEHVLRQTEKYLVQTNNILDVACGTGELSIYLAQSGLRVTGVDLSEDMLAVAHAKAMESGLAIEFFQQNMTEMEGFNPFDVITIFCDSLNYLQTEEEVEKTFKCVYNLLQPDGLFMFDVHSLFKMNQIFMNATFALNEERIAYIWQCYPGEWPNSVEHDLNFFVLDEQTGLYERFDELHLQRTYSIEQYSMWLENAGFELLEVSADFSTEAPSNESERIFFTAKKK; encoded by the coding sequence ATGACCTACAACCGGTTTGCCTATCTTTACGATGAATTAATGAGAGAGACACCATATGAACTATGGGTCGAACATGTTCTTCGACAAACCGAAAAATATCTAGTACAGACTAACAACATATTAGATGTGGCATGTGGAACAGGAGAATTATCAATTTATCTTGCCCAATCTGGCTTACGTGTAACAGGGGTAGACCTTTCTGAGGACATGCTAGCGGTTGCTCATGCTAAGGCGATGGAAAGTGGTCTTGCGATTGAATTCTTTCAACAAAATATGACGGAAATGGAAGGGTTCAATCCGTTTGATGTGATCACTATATTTTGTGATTCATTGAACTATCTACAAACGGAAGAAGAGGTCGAAAAAACCTTTAAGTGCGTTTATAACCTATTACAGCCAGATGGGTTGTTTATGTTCGATGTCCACTCCCTTTTTAAAATGAATCAAATTTTTATGAATGCCACCTTTGCTTTGAATGAAGAACGGATTGCTTATATTTGGCAATGCTATCCTGGTGAATGGCCGAATAGTGTTGAACATGATTTGAATTTTTTCGTTTTAGATGAGCAAACGGGACTGTACGAACGTTTCGATGAACTTCACCTGCAACGGACCTATTCCATTGAGCAATATTCGATGTGGCTTGAAAATGCTGGTTTTGAACTGCTGGAGGTAAGTGCTGATTTTTCAACTGAGGCTCCATCGAACGAATCGGAAAGAATATTTTTTACTGCCAAAAAGAAATAA